In Acidobacteriota bacterium, the sequence GGGATTCCCTACGACCGCTGGGTACGACTCATCTTTCCCTTCATGATCAAGGTCTGGATCGCGGGCTCCATCGCCCTCGCCGTGGCCGTCGCCATCGGCCTCAAATAGGCGCCGACCCAAGGAGCATTTCTCATGGCTGACAGCAACCTGCAAGTTCTTCTCGTCGCCCGCCCCGTCGGCCTTCCCAAGGCCAGCGATTTCGAAGTGGTCCAGGGAAGTGTCTCCAGCCCCGCCGCCGGCGAGGTGCTGGTGCGCTCCCTCTACCTCTCCCTCGACCCGGCGATGCGAGGCTGGATGGACGACCGCAAGTCGTACATTCCACCGGTCGAGCTTGGCACCGTGATGCGCGGCCTGGCCGTTGGTGAGGTCGTCGAGTCTCCGGACGACGCCTTCCCCGTCGGCAGTCTGGTGGCCGGTGCCCTCGGCTGGCAGCAGTACGCCGCGATCTCCGCCAAAGAGCTGACGGCGATCCCCGCCGGCGTACCGCCGACCCTCGCCCTCGGCCCCCTCGGGATGATCGGCATGACCGCCTACTTCGGCCTGCTCGACGTCGGCGCGCCACAAGCCGGCGAGACGGTGCTGGTGAGTGGCGGCGCCGGCGCCGTCGGATCACTGGTCGGACAGATCGCCAAGATCAAGGGTTGCCGCGTCGTCGGCATCGCCGGCAGCGACGACAAGTGCCGCTGGCTGACCGACGACCTGGGCTTCGACGACGCCATCAACTACCGCACCACGGAAGACCTCCACGAGGACATCCGGCGAACCTGCCCGCAAGGAGTCGATGTCTTCTTCGACAACGTCGGCGGCGTCATCCTCGACACCGCCCTGCGCTCGATCAATCGCGCCGCCCGGGTGGTCATCTGCGGCGCCATCTCGCAGTACAACGCCACCGAGCCGCAGCCGGG encodes:
- a CDS encoding NADP-dependent oxidoreductase, producing the protein MADSNLQVLLVARPVGLPKASDFEVVQGSVSSPAAGEVLVRSLYLSLDPAMRGWMDDRKSYIPPVELGTVMRGLAVGEVVESPDDAFPVGSLVAGALGWQQYAAISAKELTAIPAGVPPTLALGPLGMIGMTAYFGLLDVGAPQAGETVLVSGGAGAVGSLVGQIAKIKGCRVVGIAGSDDKCRWLTDDLGFDDAINYRTTEDLHEDIRRTCPQGVDVFFDNVGGVILDTALRSINRAARVVICGAISQYNATEPQPGPANYVALLIQRARMEGFIVFDYQERYGEAVAELGGWIQQGKIEAREDIVEGLESAPQALLKLFDGSNQGKLMVKVAT